The genomic region CACcttctctctctcttctccttcCTTCCCATTcctgttctctctctcctcgtccCCACCTCTGTAATCCGCTATCATTTTCCTCTCTCACACACACTCTCTCCCCTCCCTATTGTACTTCGATTCTCTTAGtctctctcttctctcttacttttctgtgtctttgtccctctacctttttattcaccttctcctTGTACATTTTCTCGCCGAGTCGTCTTCTtattctctccttcttctagcaaattttcttcagtttctcctGTCTCTTATCCCATCTAAACCAGTCCCCGTTTATCTGTATTTTCCTGTATCCTATTTTCACCCTTTTTCCTCTATCTCTCTCCTCTCTGGCCAACTctcttaacttcttttgtgtttccctttcttcttttgtcaaatcgtcatctatatacatcctctcaccttttttttcctttaactTACTCTTACTTAGCATTATGTTCTTCTTCTGCTcccaattttctatttttgccagcatcatcttatctttatttattttaaatgcttccttTACATTCACTTTCACCCCTATCTCCCTTTCTAACCATTCTTCCACCCCCCTCTCTACATTTCCACTTATTGCTCCTATTCcagttattataacattattcttcctctccttcttttctctttgttccgtcttttcctctatcatttccatccttttcatCCAATCTGCCTTCTCCAACTGccctttttcttctcttcctctcatctcctctctcactgtcgctaattctttccttagctccccattctcctctctcactgccgctaattcctttcttagtGTTTTGATCTCCTCTCTCATTTCTCTTATCATGGTTGTTTTCATTTCCTTatccatttccttgctttgGATTTTCTTCTTGGCTTCTATTTGGTGATCTTCTCGTTCTGGAACTATTTCTGAGTGGGTTCTTGCCTTCTTTCGACGTTctaccctcttctctttctctcttgctgctttctttccttaCTTCTGACGATTTCAGCATGTCCTCTCTTTCTTGCTCTCCCTCCTTCTCTCTCgctgccgctaattcctttcttcgtGCTCTGCTCTCCTCTACTATTCCCGCCATATCCTCTTTTATCTCTCTGAGCACTGTTTCTATTTTCTCCTCTATTTCTTTGCTTTGATTTATTTCTTCGCCTCTACTTGGGGATCTTTCGGTTCTGGAACTCTTTCTGAATGGGTTCAGACCTTCTTCCGACATCctaccctcttctctttctctcttgctgctttctttccttGCTTTCGGCGATTTCGGCATGCCCTCTCTTTCTTGCCCGCTGTCTTCTCCTTATCACCTCTCACTCACTCGTCGTTGTTTACGTTTGCTATCGCTGCACTTTTTCCACGTCTGCTCGCTATCGCTGCCAAACCAGGAATCCTTAAAAACCAGAAATTTATCCCaagcaatttcacgttttttcgtCAGTTGAAATCTAAGTAacaggttaaaaaaattaaagaagtcaaaaataagacaaactttagttattaatattcagaaagtattttaaaaacagatttaaaaaactttcagtacaacatatttggcgacaaactcgcaaaacgtttactttgctcactagtgagaaaatattttttcctcactagtgattcaattgccgcTTTGCCCACTATATTTTCCATAtatcatggaaaaaaatatttttgtggacTTGTGACAATAACAAAGCAATTTATAAATGTCTGTTGTTCACTTTCTTGGATTGTGTAGAGTTTCCGAGCGTcggatttaaataaattctgttTGCGGTTCACGTCAAATTGATTCCTGATTACCGCTATTTATCCCGCGTTTCGGATTCAATGAACAAGATAATGAAAGTAAAcgttaacaacaacaacaacaaaaaatcatttCCGTTGGCTCGTATTTGTCGGTAATTGAACGTAAAAGGGAATTTTCCGGGCGAGAAGGCCGAAAAACAATAATTCAAGTTGCGGTTACTTATGtagaatttttacaaaaattcttcTTGTTTGATTACAGCCACCCCGAGGCATCAGATGTTCATTAAACAACTCAACTGAAAAGAACCGGATGCAAGCATTGTTGTTTCAATTTGTGTTTTCCATTATTAATTCTTGCCTCCCTTTGTTTTACTTGAATGCTTCGCGATTTTGCCCCCgccaaatatattttaaatctGGTCGATATCCGCGCCGCCCCCGCGAAACTAGTGTCAGTTAGTGCAAAGAgtaaatgaatttattttagacAAGTCCGCAATTTCCGCTTCGGTAATAACTCCCGCATCATCCAATTAAAAGTTAGTTTTACTTTTCGTGAATAGCTCAGCGTTTTCTATTTACC from Tenebrio molitor chromosome 8, icTenMoli1.1, whole genome shotgun sequence harbors:
- the LOC138136990 gene encoding uncharacterized protein; translation: MPKSPKARKESSKREREEGRMSEEGLNPFRKSSRTERSPSRGEEINQSKEIEEKIETVLREIKEDMAGIVEESRARRKELAAAREKEGEQEREDMLKSSEVRKESSKREREEEREDHQIEAKKKIQSKEMDKEMKTTMIREMREEIKTLRKELAAVREENGELRKELATVREEMRGREEKGQLEKADWMKRMEMIEEKTEQREKKERKNNVIITGIGAISGNVERGVEEWLEREIGVKVNVKEAFKINKDKMMLAKIENWEQKKNIMLNDDLTKEERETQKKLRELAREERDRGKRVKIGYRKIQINGDWFRWDKRQEKLKKIC